TTCACCTATGCGTGACGAGGCCACTTCGCTTTCGCCTGCCGTTTCGACTTGGCGCTGTATACCGGAGACAAGCTGATCGATCTGTTCCTGCGACACATCACGTTTGCGGCAGGCAAGGGAAACGGATTGCTCCAGTTTCGAGCGGTCAAATGCTTCGCGTCGATCGCCCGACTTCACAATCGTGACCTCGCGCAGTTGCACGCGTTCGAATGTCGTAAAACGCGCGCCGCAGCTGGAGCATTGCCGACGGCGACGGATTGAGGTGTTGTCCTCCGTCGGCCTGCTATCTTTTACCTGACTGTCTTCATGCGCGCAGAACGGGCATCGCATTTACTTGCGGATCCGGTTGTAAAACATCACACCCGCACCGGCGATGGCGCCGATAGCAATGCTGAGACCGGGCAGGACGAAACCCGCTGCTGCGCCAACCGCTGCGCCCGTCAGAACAGGTTTTGTGGATGGATGCTGCATGC
This genomic window from Pontixanthobacter aestiaquae contains:
- the nrdR gene encoding transcriptional regulator NrdR encodes the protein MRCPFCAHEDSQVKDSRPTEDNTSIRRRRQCSSCGARFTTFERVQLREVTIVKSGDRREAFDRSKLEQSVSLACRKRDVSQEQIDQLVSGIQRQVETAGESEVASSRIGEMVMDGLRQLDSVAYIRFASVYRDFSEARDFQEFASSVQEVAEGDSDSGGMGNG